The Nitrospiria bacterium genome includes a window with the following:
- a CDS encoding methyltransferase domain-containing protein has translation NKFPFGDEYFDLAWADYVMEHVEDPKGFLKEVNRVLKPGASFFFRTPNKYHYVSFVGRMTPHWFHERVANRARGLASDAHEPYPTYYRLNSGKQISDGARSAGFRLVEMKFVEAEPSYLVFNPGAFRIGVAYERIVNRYDGLQGLRSNIFGRFEK, from the coding sequence AAAATAAATTCCCGTTCGGCGATGAGTACTTTGACCTTGCATGGGCGGACTATGTGATGGAGCACGTTGAAGATCCAAAGGGTTTTCTAAAAGAAGTGAACCGTGTTCTAAAGCCGGGTGCATCTTTCTTCTTTCGGACGCCGAATAAATACCATTACGTTTCGTTCGTCGGCCGAATGACGCCGCATTGGTTTCATGAGCGCGTGGCCAACCGCGCGCGTGGATTGGCTTCCGATGCGCATGAACCGTATCCGACGTACTATCGTCTTAACAGCGGGAAACAGATATCGGACGGCGCGCGCTCCGCGGGCTTCAGACTTGTCGAGATGAAGTTTGTCGAGGCCGAGCCGAGTTATCTGGTGTTTAATCCGGGCGCGTTCCGGATCGGTGTTGCGTATGAAAGGATTGTAAATCGATATGACGGCTTGCAGGGTTTAAGGTCAAATATCTTCGGACGCTTTGAAAAATGA
- the pssD gene encoding PssD/Cps14F family polysaccharide biosynthesis glycosyltransferase, with product MRSTNTKSNKICIVSSCGGHLTEVRALKPVYERYEHFYVLNDRVLLPKDMEGKTYFIRHSERDWGLLVNLWEAWRILRKERPGLILSAGAGPAVPFAISGNIMGVASLYIETFARVSKPSLTGRIMYYLAARFFYQWKPLERYFPKATYGGLLP from the coding sequence ATGAGGAGCACAAATACTAAGTCGAATAAAATCTGCATCGTCTCCTCATGTGGTGGTCATTTGACGGAAGTGCGGGCGCTCAAGCCGGTGTATGAGCGCTATGAGCATTTCTATGTGCTGAACGACCGTGTATTGCTTCCGAAGGACATGGAGGGCAAAACATATTTCATCCGCCATTCGGAACGGGACTGGGGGTTATTGGTGAATTTATGGGAGGCCTGGCGGATTTTGAGGAAGGAACGACCCGGTTTGATCTTAAGCGCCGGGGCCGGTCCTGCGGTTCCTTTTGCCATTTCCGGCAATATAATGGGGGTTGCATCATTATATATAGAGACCTTTGCAAGGGTGTCCAAACCCTCCCTGACGGGCCGGATCATGTACTATCTTGCGGCCCGCTTCTTCTACCAATGGAAGCCGCTCGAGCGCTACTTTCCGAAGGCGACGTACGGAGGGCTTCTGCCGTGA